caatttagtttttgtttttttaaatggggtattTTGTCATTGCAGGAAGAAATATCGAGACTTCCTCTTCTGTCATCTGCCACTGAAGAACGGAGACGTGCTGAGGTATATAATGTATACTTGTAGCTCACcttagaatatatttgtgagaaaaatgaaaataaatgattttttcacAATTGGTAATTGTTAATAATACATGTGCAGCGTATTTTATATAGTATTTATGTTCACTTTATATTTCTATTACATATATGAAGTTCATACACACACATCCATTCAATACAAAGTAGTTTATCTGTAATTTCCATTAAAGAATGGCAATTCATGCTGATTCTTGGTTGGTTCCTTCTTTGCCACATTAGCTACTTTCTTTGGCCACATACAATATCACTAGCAGTGAAATAAAATTTAGATGATTCGTATTTTGTTGAACCACTGTGTTCATCCTTTCCTAAACAAATGAACTAAAACTAgatctttctttttccatcccAGCGTGAATAATCTTTATTGCCTGTATTGAACATCTACAGCAATAAACTGGGAGTTGCACATGTTTGTGCTCATCTTGACATGCATGATTTTAATATGCTCAAATATGCTTGTCTACACCCCAGACTCTTTTCTAAAGAAGAAGTTTCAATTAATATCTTCTTTACACTAACATGACAGAGAATTTATGGAAAACAAATTCATGTAAATCTTCTCATGACcatgaaatgaagaaaattatcAAGCAAACATCtaaaattcattttatgtttttcattCTTCACAGAACTCCCAGGTTTCCAGACATCCAGAAATGCGCGTGGGCCAGGATTTAAGTTTAAAGTTGCGTTCCCCTCAGGTAAGCAATCTAGCATTTGAGGAATCTTTTGAGTGTACATTACTGAGAAATAGTTCATGTCATAAGAAGAGGCGAAGAAGCCCAATGTGAGTGATGGGGTAGTTGGGGGGGGAGTGCGTGGGCTGATATGGAAATATGTTCctgatttgtgatgtattttggcTTCTCTAGATTGTTCAGACAAAAACTGAAAGACTGGAAGTAGATCTGAAGAGAGCGAGGGGCCAGAGTtatatgtaagtcttggcataGTTCATCAAATCTTTGCATCATCCTATTAAGTTCACACTTTCAATAAAACATTCCTAATTTCTACATTGGCAATAGGACTGGCCATTTTATCAAACAAGTGACGGAAATGATATTCTAGTAGAGTTTGGGAAATAAGGTGGGAATAGCAACAgttgaatttgatttttaaacagAACCTTTCATAATGACTGCCTTGTGCTCCCTCATAAACAAGGAACTGCCTTAATCACTGAGGAAGCAACTTGTTGGGATATGTTGACAGTTAGACATTTGTGAGAAGTGAGAACTTTCCCCATATTCTACATCCAAAATGATTTGCTTCTGAAAATCATTTTGAATTTGTTTGTGCCTTTCGTggaatgtatattaaaaaaaaggaagataattgATTAAAGTATTATTTCCTCTGTATTTACACACACGAAGGTATTTTTAACGTGTTGTAATTGAATAAAAAGGTTGATAATTCAAGTAAAAAACCCCTAAGGGGGCTAATTTCTCTCCGGTCTTCATAATTTGCAGGAAGACAATGGAAATATCAAAACTTCTGGCAGAAAAAGAGGAGCTGGAACTAAAAATTCAGGagcttacaaataaaaatatacaattggccaaagaaaaagaaaaactttgtgAACAGTATGAAGAAAAGCTGAGCAGGTGAGAAAATTTTAGATAGCAACCctgactttctcttcctttctcagctattttaattagttttaattttaaacaagtttaaataaataaaaaaccaccaaataatcaaatcaaatttaaaaaaaaacctaaggggGCTAATTGCACTCTGCTCTTGATATTTTACAGGAAAAATCATTCAGATGAGTCTGGGCAGCTGGAAAAACTCAGACGAGAGAATGAGAGTCTCAGCTGCAAGGTGCAGAAACACGCTGAAGAAAAAGCAGAGCTCCTACGAGAAAATAATGACCTCAAAGACGAACTTTATCGGTGAGAAATATTTAGATAGTGATCTTgactttttctttcaaattcaaatttatttattagatcccTTAGGCCAGATATACCAGATAAAAGaaatattccattcttttatatgtactgtatgtataactGAATAAGAGAAGAGCAATAGGTATAATGGCATGCAAAAATAATGAGGAATGTAGGTATGCTTAGTAATTCAAGTAAAAAATGAAGTGGGCTAATATCTCTCTGGTTCTCATAATTTACAGAAAGACAACACTGATGTCATTAATGACATTAGAAAACAAAAGACTCAAATTAAGGCCGAGATGGTGACATTCAAAAATCTTGAACTGACGGATGAGAAAGAGGAGCTCTGCAGAGAGTATGAAGAAAGACTGTGGAGGTGAGAAATTTGTAGATCGCCACCACTAACTTCTTGTTCCAGAATTTCATATTAGGTTCTCCTtatcttagaaagcttggaaaacCTACATTTTCCTTACTttagaaagaaatgaatgaattacGGCTCATTATACTTTTACATATACAAATCTCAGGAGTTAGTCTCATGGAAGTGAATGGGAAGATATGTATAGGAGAGATCTTTCAACCTCCAACCCAACTACCCaacaatatttatatactttGAGAGTGAGAGTTTCCTGACATCAAAGCAGTTCCCATCATTTTTAACTAAGAATGCTTTGTTGTTGGTCCAGATTCACAGCTAACATTCTGATTTTTTCCAGAGACACAACTGAGGAAGGGCTGCTGCACCTTATTGATGGGCAGAGACCGGATGGACCAGAGACCTGGCAGCAGTGAGTGCAAAAGAGGCGCTGTGAGTGTCTGCCAAACAAATGCAGATGTTGCAGAAAACAAGACAGAAGCGCAACAAGATAAAATGAAGCCTCaaatggaatataaattaaatgagAAATGGCTGAAAGCTTCAGTGGACAacctcaaaataaaaaaatcgAAGGAACCCGGGCCAAATATCCTGAGGTGGCTTCAGCAATCGCTGAAAGTCCTGAAAGAGGATTCCTCTGAACAGTACACCCTGCCAGAATGGCTTAAAGCATCCATCAGCAACCTCCCGAAGGAATGTGCTGAGGCATCCAGGGAGGATGTGAATGGTTGGCTAGAAGGATCGATAAATCATCTCCAAGAAGAAGGGCCAGAAACCTGTGATTTAGATGTGCAGGGATGGCTTGAAGCATCTATTATAGGCATTCAACACCTACTAAAGTCCAAATCAAAGTTTTAAGCCAAATAAAAGGGATGGCTTGAAAAATCAATAGAGAACTTCAAGAAGCAATGTCCTGAAGGATCTGTGGTGAATATGTTAGAATGACTTCAAGGATCCTTAGAAAGCCTGTCATTTTCTGGAGaacctagaccagttcttgaaaaaTGGCTTCAACAATCCTTGAAAAACCTGCAAGAGGAAGGTCCTGATGTATCTAAACAAGACGCCCAAAAATGGGTCAAAATATCTATAAAGGATCTTGAGGAGGAAGGACCTAAAACACCACATCTAGATACTCAGGAATGGCTTGAAGCCTCTATTAAAGGCATTCGGGATCTACAGAAGTCCACGGTGGAGATGAAAAGAACtctgaggaatagaatagaatagaatagaatagaatagaatagaatagaatagaatagaatagaatagaatagaatagaatagaattttgattggccaagtgtgattggacacacaaggaatttgtcttggtgcatatgctctcagtgtacataaaagaaaagataccttcatcaaagtacaacacttacaacacttaatgatggtcatagggtacaaatttaacacttaatgataatcatagggtacaaataagcaatcaggaaacaatatcagtataaatcaaaaggattaccagcaacaaagttac
This DNA window, taken from Ahaetulla prasina isolate Xishuangbanna unplaced genomic scaffold, ASM2864084v1 Contig182, whole genome shotgun sequence, encodes the following:
- the LOC131187287 gene encoding golgin subfamily A member 6B-like, whose product is MENDLLRKLRENMKRVLTQEEEISRLPLLSSATEERRRAENSQVSRHPEMRVGQDLSLKLRSPQIVQTKTERLEVDLKRARGQSYMKTMEISKLLAEKEELELKIQELTNKNIQLAKEKEKLCEQYEEKLSRKNHSDESGQLEKLRRENESLSCKVQKHAEEKAELLRENNDLKDELYRKTTLMSLMTLENKRLKLRPRW